The nucleotide window ATGGCATGACTGCCCGATCCTGTTCATCAGCTGTCTGGATGACAATAACACTATTATATCAGCTTTGCAGCAGGGCGGGGATGATTACATCGTTAAGCCATTTGACAATGCGATTCTGCAGGCTCGGATTCAAGCCAACCTGCGCCGCTGGCGAAATGATCGGCAGCAGAAGAAAACGGTCAATGAACTGCATTGCTCATCCTTTACGCTTAATGCTCAAACCCATATTTTGACCAAGACGGATGGAACGCAGTATTCATTAGTCCCAATGGAATTCAAGATCCTGGCCTTTTTGATGCAGCATGCCGGACATTGTTACAAGGCCAGCGAACTCTATAATCACATCTGGGGAAAATCGAGTTACGGCGATCATCGGACGGTAGTTGTCCATATTCACAATCTGCGCAAAAAGATTGAGAAAGATCCTGCAGATCCTCAGCTTTTGCAAAGCGTGTGGGGAAAGGGATATTGTTTTACGGAGGATAATTCATAGGGACTTTGGCGGGTAAA belongs to Holdemania massiliensis and includes:
- a CDS encoding response regulator transcription factor, translating into MDRILLVEDDKEIARIIRYYLSQDNLYEVVSAASAEEALFLARDAFDIILLDVGLPDQSGIDLCAQLRQWHDCPILFISCLDDNNTIISALQQGGDDYIVKPFDNAILQARIQANLRRWRNDRQQKKTVNELHCSSFTLNAQTHILTKTDGTQYSLVPMEFKILAFLMQHAGHCYKASELYNHIWGKSSYGDHRTVVVHIHNLRKKIEKDPADPQLLQSVWGKGYCFTEDNS